One Gordonia sp. SID5947 genomic region harbors:
- the aroB gene encoding 3-dehydroquinate synthase: MTEPIAITVDAGAPYDVVIGRGLLDDVAAAAAGADRIAILYQPTLAKTAEQIREFLADKDFDAHRIEIPDAEAGKDLSVAAFCWDVFGRIGLKRNDKVISLGGGAATDLAGFVAATWMRGIGVIHIPTTLLAMVDAAVGGKTGINTDAGKNLVGSFHEPDAVLIDTATLATVPRNEIVAGLAEVIKTGFIADPAILDIIEADPVAATDAAGDVLPELIRRSVQVKADVVSADLKESSLREILNYGHTLGHAIERRERYRWRHGAAVSVGLVFAAELARLAGRLDDATADRHRTVLELVGLPTSYDADALPDLLETMSGDKKNRSGVLRFVVLDGLAKPGRLEGPDPGLIAAAYSAIAGDAAPSGGVLL; the protein is encoded by the coding sequence ATGACCGAACCCATTGCGATCACGGTTGACGCCGGCGCACCGTACGACGTGGTCATCGGGCGTGGCCTGCTCGACGACGTCGCCGCCGCCGCGGCCGGTGCCGACCGCATAGCGATCCTGTACCAGCCGACGCTGGCCAAGACGGCTGAGCAGATCCGGGAATTCTTGGCGGACAAGGATTTCGACGCCCATCGTATCGAGATCCCGGATGCCGAGGCGGGTAAGGACCTCTCGGTTGCGGCGTTCTGCTGGGACGTGTTCGGCAGGATCGGCCTCAAACGGAACGACAAGGTGATCAGTCTCGGTGGCGGCGCGGCCACCGACCTCGCGGGTTTCGTCGCCGCGACCTGGATGCGCGGCATCGGCGTCATCCACATCCCGACGACGCTGTTGGCGATGGTCGATGCGGCGGTCGGCGGCAAGACCGGGATCAACACCGACGCGGGTAAGAATCTCGTCGGCTCGTTCCACGAACCCGACGCGGTCCTGATCGACACTGCGACCCTGGCCACGGTGCCGCGCAACGAGATCGTCGCCGGGCTGGCCGAGGTCATCAAGACCGGCTTCATCGCCGATCCGGCGATCCTCGACATCATCGAGGCCGACCCGGTCGCCGCGACGGATGCGGCGGGCGACGTGTTGCCGGAACTGATCCGCCGGTCGGTCCAGGTGAAGGCGGACGTGGTCTCGGCGGACCTCAAGGAATCGTCCTTGCGTGAGATCCTCAACTACGGGCACACCCTCGGTCACGCCATCGAGCGTCGGGAGCGCTATCGCTGGCGCCACGGTGCCGCCGTGTCGGTGGGGCTGGTGTTCGCCGCGGAGCTGGCGAGACTGGCCGGGCGGCTCGACGATGCCACTGCCGATCGCCACCGCACGGTGCTCGAGCTGGTCGGCCTACCGACCAGCTACGACGCCGACGCGTTGCCCGACCTGCTGGAGACGATGTCGGGGGACAAGAAGAACCGGTCCGGTGTGCTGCGCTTCGTCGTCCTGGACGGCCTGGCCAAGCCCGGCCGGCTGGAGGGGCCGGACCCGGGCCTCATCGCTGCCGCCTACTCGGCGATCGCCGGCGATGCCGCGCCGTCGGGCGGCGTGCTTCTCTGA
- the pyrR gene encoding bifunctional pyr operon transcriptional regulator/uracil phosphoribosyltransferase PyrR — MGRVLLDASDVSRTIARVAHEVIEKTALDSPDAPRVVIIGIPTRGTYLASRLADKINEFADTHVPVGYLDITLYRDDLRAKPHRPLERTVVPAGGVDNAVVILVDDVLFSGRTVRAALDALRDLGRPAAVQLAVLVDRGHRELPLRADYVGKNIPTSRDENVSVHLVEQDEIDEVVLSPASRPSTGGEA; from the coding sequence ATGGGACGGGTTCTTCTCGATGCTTCCGACGTCTCCCGCACCATCGCAAGGGTCGCCCATGAGGTGATCGAGAAGACCGCGCTCGACTCGCCCGATGCCCCGCGCGTGGTGATCATCGGGATCCCGACCCGAGGGACCTATCTGGCGTCCCGGCTGGCGGACAAGATCAACGAGTTCGCCGACACCCACGTTCCGGTCGGCTATCTCGACATCACGCTCTATCGCGATGACCTCCGTGCCAAGCCGCACCGGCCACTCGAACGGACCGTCGTGCCCGCGGGTGGCGTGGACAACGCGGTGGTCATCCTGGTCGACGACGTCCTCTTCTCGGGCCGCACCGTGCGCGCCGCCCTTGATGCGCTCCGCGACCTGGGCCGTCCCGCGGCAGTTCAGCTTGCGGTACTCGTCGACCGCGGGCACCGGGAGCTCCCGCTGCGCGCCGACTACGTCGGCAAGAATATCCCGACGTCACGCGACGAGAACGTCTCGGTGCATCTCGTCGAGCAGGACGAGATCGACGAGGTCGTCTTGAGTCCGGCGTCCCGGCCGTCGACGGGAGGGGAGGCCTGA
- a CDS encoding shikimate dehydrogenase produces the protein MDVTRRRAAVLGSPVGHSRSPDLHLAAYRALGLPEWTYDRIECTAEELPELVGGLGPDFVGLSVTMPAKLAALAFADERTPRAELVGSANTLVRTDHGWRADCTDIDGMSGALREVGADAGAGPSAVLVGAGGTALPTVAALADAGFTDLVVVARDAGRAQPVLELAHTVGMTTAVLPFEPGADLEERCRAAGVMISTVPAGATTPLVGSLAAAAKVVDVIYHPWPTPLAAAVSTAGGRVAGGLVMLLNQAFSQVEQFTGRPAPREAMAAALDMVG, from the coding sequence ATGGACGTGACGAGGCGACGTGCGGCAGTGCTCGGGTCGCCGGTCGGTCATTCGCGGTCACCCGATCTGCACTTGGCGGCCTACCGCGCGCTCGGTCTGCCCGAGTGGACCTACGACCGGATCGAGTGCACGGCAGAGGAACTGCCTGAGCTGGTCGGCGGGCTCGGTCCAGACTTCGTCGGTCTCTCGGTGACGATGCCGGCCAAGCTGGCAGCCCTCGCATTCGCAGACGAGCGCACACCACGCGCCGAACTGGTCGGATCGGCCAACACACTCGTACGCACCGACCACGGCTGGCGTGCGGACTGCACAGACATCGACGGAATGTCCGGCGCACTGCGCGAGGTGGGCGCAGACGCCGGCGCAGGTCCGTCCGCGGTCTTGGTGGGCGCCGGAGGTACCGCGTTGCCGACGGTGGCCGCACTCGCCGACGCCGGGTTCACCGATCTCGTGGTGGTGGCGCGGGACGCGGGGCGGGCGCAGCCCGTCCTCGAACTCGCACACACGGTCGGCATGACCACCGCGGTGCTGCCCTTCGAGCCGGGCGCCGACCTCGAGGAGCGTTGCCGTGCGGCCGGCGTGATGATCTCGACGGTCCCCGCGGGCGCGACGACGCCACTCGTCGGTTCGTTGGCCGCAGCGGCGAAGGTGGTCGACGTGATCTATCACCCATGGCCGACACCGCTGGCCGCAGCGGTGTCGACGGCCGGCGGCCGGGTGGCCGGCGGTCTGGTGATGTTGCTCAACCAGGCCTTCAGTCAGGTCGAGCAGTTCACCGGACGTCCGGCACCGCGTGAGGCGATGGCGGCGGCACTCGACATGGTCGGATGA
- the aroC gene encoding chorismate synthase, with product MEQLSTVLRWITAGESHGPALVALVEGMVAGVEITSSDIAEQLARRRLGYGRGARMKFEADKITLVGGLRHGRTMGGPVAIEIANSEWPKWETVMAADPVDPAELEGSARNAPLTRPRPGHADYSGMLKYGFDDARPVLERASARETAARVAAGTVARNFLRQVFGIDVLSHVISIGASEPYDGPAPRITDLPAIDESPVRAFDADAGQRMIDEIEAAKKDGDTLGGVVEVVATGVPVGLGSHVSGETRLDARLAGALMGIQAIKGVEVGDGFTTARRRGSQAHDEMVPGPDGVLRSTNRAGGLEGGMTNGEDVRVRVAMKPISTVPRALSTVDMATGDEAVAIHQRSDVCAVPAAGVVAEAMVALVLAQAALDKFGGDSVTETAENLAGYRKLIDARPPQR from the coding sequence ATGGAACAATTGAGCACTGTGTTGCGCTGGATAACTGCCGGAGAATCCCATGGCCCGGCCCTGGTCGCCCTCGTCGAGGGGATGGTGGCCGGAGTGGAGATCACCTCGTCCGACATCGCCGAGCAACTGGCCCGTCGCCGCCTCGGCTACGGGCGTGGGGCGCGGATGAAGTTCGAGGCGGACAAGATCACCCTTGTCGGCGGGTTGCGGCACGGACGGACGATGGGCGGTCCGGTCGCCATCGAGATCGCCAACTCCGAATGGCCCAAATGGGAGACGGTGATGGCCGCCGACCCGGTCGACCCTGCCGAGCTGGAGGGCAGCGCGCGTAACGCGCCCCTCACCCGGCCGCGGCCCGGGCACGCCGACTACTCGGGCATGCTGAAGTACGGGTTCGACGACGCCCGCCCGGTCCTCGAACGTGCCAGCGCTCGGGAGACTGCGGCGCGGGTGGCCGCCGGTACCGTCGCCCGAAACTTCCTGCGTCAGGTGTTCGGGATAGACGTGCTGTCGCATGTCATCTCGATCGGCGCGAGTGAGCCCTATGACGGTCCGGCGCCCCGCATCACCGATCTGCCCGCGATCGACGAGAGCCCGGTCCGCGCGTTCGACGCCGACGCCGGGCAGCGGATGATCGACGAGATCGAGGCCGCGAAGAAGGACGGCGACACTCTCGGTGGTGTCGTCGAGGTCGTCGCCACCGGCGTACCGGTCGGCCTGGGCTCGCATGTCAGCGGCGAGACCCGTCTCGACGCGCGCCTGGCCGGTGCCCTGATGGGCATCCAGGCGATCAAGGGTGTCGAGGTCGGCGACGGCTTCACCACTGCCCGACGCCGCGGAAGCCAGGCCCACGACGAGATGGTGCCGGGCCCTGACGGTGTGCTCCGTTCCACCAACCGTGCCGGCGGTCTGGAGGGCGGTATGACCAACGGCGAGGACGTGCGGGTTCGGGTGGCGATGAAACCGATCTCGACGGTGCCGCGGGCATTGTCCACCGTCGACATGGCGACCGGCGACGAGGCCGTGGCGATCCACCAGCGGTCTGACGTCTGTGCGGTCCCGGCCGCCGGTGTGGTCGCCGAGGCGATGGTCGCACTGGTGCTCGCGCAGGCCGCCCTCGACAAGTTCGGTGGTGACTCGGTGACCGAGACCGCGGAGAACCTGGCGGGTTACCGCAAGCTGATCGACGCGCGACCACCGCAACGATGA
- the efp gene encoding elongation factor P has translation MATTADFKNGLVLRMDDQLWQIQEFQHVKPGKGPAFVRTKIKNVLSGKIVDKTFNAGVKVETATVDRRDMTYLYNDGTDYVFMDGETFDQISVQPATIGDGARFLLENMTVQVAMHEGNPLYVELPVTVELVVSQTDPGLQGDRSTGGTKPATMETGAEIQVPLFINTGDKLKVDSRDGGYLGRVNG, from the coding sequence ATGGCGACCACCGCCGATTTCAAGAACGGCCTCGTGCTGCGCATGGACGACCAGCTCTGGCAGATCCAGGAATTCCAGCACGTGAAGCCCGGCAAGGGGCCGGCCTTCGTCCGCACCAAGATCAAGAACGTGCTCTCCGGCAAGATCGTCGACAAGACGTTCAACGCCGGCGTCAAGGTGGAGACCGCGACCGTCGACCGTCGCGACATGACCTACCTCTACAACGACGGCACCGACTACGTGTTCATGGACGGCGAGACCTTCGACCAGATCTCGGTCCAGCCCGCCACCATCGGCGACGGCGCGCGATTCCTGCTCGAGAACATGACTGTGCAGGTGGCCATGCACGAAGGCAATCCGCTCTATGTGGAGCTGCCGGTGACCGTCGAACTCGTCGTCTCGCAGACCGATCCCGGGCTGCAGGGGGATCGCTCGACCGGTGGCACCAAGCCGGCGACGATGGAGACCGGCGCGGAGATCCAGGTCCCGCTGTTCATCAACACCGGCGACAAGCTCAAGGTCGACTCCCGGGACGGCGGCTACCTCGGCCGCGTCAACGGCTGA
- a CDS encoding B-4DMT family transporter: MSSWLLRGVVMTAVHVIARVLLGVAVVNAPLHSTVWKTIAIAAVVLVALLWGGIDGTADARANPDPDDYRDLTVRWLQAGLLAGVAAGLICWILGRFVFAGIGEASLFIELIAGGSFTALLVFAPAFVGAAVGRFLVRRDQRKGQDTEDDWSVHPDRDGEHVAG, encoded by the coding sequence ATGTCTTCGTGGTTGCTGCGCGGTGTGGTCATGACCGCCGTTCACGTCATCGCCCGTGTGCTGCTCGGTGTGGCCGTCGTCAACGCCCCACTGCATTCCACCGTCTGGAAGACGATCGCGATCGCCGCGGTCGTCCTCGTCGCGCTCCTCTGGGGCGGGATCGACGGCACCGCGGACGCCCGTGCGAATCCGGATCCCGACGACTACCGGGATCTCACCGTGCGCTGGCTGCAGGCGGGCCTGCTCGCGGGTGTCGCCGCCGGCCTGATCTGCTGGATCCTGGGCCGCTTCGTGTTCGCCGGTATCGGCGAGGCCAGCCTGTTCATCGAACTGATCGCGGGCGGCTCGTTCACCGCGCTGCTCGTGTTCGCCCCCGCGTTCGTCGGCGCCGCCGTCGGTCGTTTCCTGGTCCGCCGCGATCAGCGCAAGGGGCAGGACACCGAAGACGACTGGTCGGTGCATCCCGACCGCGACGGCGAACACGTCGCCGGCTGA
- the nusB gene encoding transcription antitermination factor NusB: MKQPGTRHKARRRAVDLLFEAEAKKVSPAQLVSERRLYVRDDESVGTIHDYTATVIEGLAVDLSQVDAVVSSHLRGWTLERLPAVDRAILRLATWELFNATDVDPVVIVDEAVELAKELSTDDSPAFVNGVLARIAELAPQVRAAAAADEARAEHDGTDTV, from the coding sequence GTGAAACAGCCCGGAACCAGACACAAGGCCCGCCGTCGCGCGGTCGACCTGTTGTTCGAGGCGGAGGCCAAGAAGGTCAGCCCGGCGCAACTGGTCTCGGAGCGTCGCCTCTACGTCCGTGACGACGAGAGCGTCGGGACCATCCACGACTACACGGCGACCGTCATCGAGGGCCTTGCCGTCGACCTCTCGCAGGTCGACGCCGTGGTGTCCTCGCATCTGCGCGGGTGGACGCTGGAGCGGCTGCCCGCCGTCGACCGTGCGATCCTCCGGTTGGCCACCTGGGAGCTCTTCAACGCCACCGACGTCGACCCGGTCGTGATCGTCGACGAGGCGGTGGAGTTGGCGAAGGAACTCTCGACCGACGATTCGCCCGCGTTCGTCAACGGAGTGCTGGCCCGTATTGCCGAGCTCGCGCCTCAGGTCCGCGCCGCGGCCGCCGCCGACGAGGCGCGTGCCGAGCACGACGGCACCGACACCGTTTGA
- a CDS encoding aminopeptidase P family protein has protein sequence MSADAMTSDYRARRDRVRTALTRLEEPAEAVVITDLVNVRYLTGFTGSNGAVLIWAADGSADRIGTDGRYLTQVAEQAGDLEAVIARDCLTELAMHAHRAGARAIGFEADSVTVAEHRGLVGRLEGQDGPPAELVGCRALVQELRKVKDAAEIELLRRACGIGDRGLAAIIDRGVIRAGATEREVARALEWEMYALGADDIAFETIVAAGANSAIPHHRPTDAVLADGDFVKIDFGAVVEGYHSDMTRTYVLSRAADWQREIYELVATAAAAGRAALHPGADLRGVDAAARSVIADAGYGEHYVHGLGHGVGLEIHEAPGIGSLATGTLPCGAAVTVEPGVYLPGRGGVRIEDTLVVTDDAPDLLTATDKTFTVI, from the coding sequence ATGTCTGCCGATGCCATGACCAGCGACTACCGAGCCCGCCGCGACCGCGTCCGCACCGCCCTCACACGGCTGGAAGAACCCGCGGAGGCCGTTGTCATCACCGACCTCGTGAACGTCCGCTACCTCACCGGGTTCACCGGCTCCAACGGCGCTGTCCTGATCTGGGCCGCCGACGGCTCAGCCGACCGCATCGGCACCGACGGCCGTTACCTCACCCAGGTCGCCGAGCAGGCCGGGGATCTGGAGGCGGTGATCGCCCGCGACTGCCTGACCGAACTGGCGATGCACGCGCACCGGGCGGGGGCCCGGGCGATCGGCTTCGAGGCCGACTCGGTGACGGTCGCCGAGCACCGCGGTCTCGTGGGGCGGTTGGAGGGCCAGGACGGCCCACCGGCGGAGTTGGTCGGTTGCCGGGCGTTGGTCCAGGAACTCCGCAAGGTCAAGGATGCAGCCGAGATCGAACTGTTGCGCCGCGCCTGCGGGATCGGCGACCGGGGGCTGGCGGCCATCATCGATCGTGGGGTGATCCGCGCCGGCGCAACCGAACGCGAGGTCGCCCGAGCGCTCGAATGGGAGATGTATGCCCTCGGCGCCGACGACATCGCCTTCGAGACGATCGTCGCCGCCGGTGCGAACTCCGCCATCCCGCATCACCGCCCGACGGATGCCGTGCTGGCGGATGGCGATTTCGTCAAGATCGACTTCGGGGCGGTGGTCGAGGGCTATCACTCGGACATGACCCGCACGTATGTCCTGTCGCGCGCCGCGGACTGGCAGCGCGAGATCTACGAGCTGGTGGCCACCGCCGCGGCCGCCGGCCGCGCAGCATTGCATCCGGGTGCGGACCTGCGCGGCGTGGACGCGGCCGCGCGGTCGGTCATCGCCGACGCGGGGTACGGCGAGCACTACGTCCACGGGCTCGGCCACGGCGTCGGACTCGAGATACACGAAGCGCCCGGGATCGGGTCCCTGGCGACGGGTACACTGCCTTGCGGCGCGGCGGTGACCGTGGAGCCCGGCGTCTACCTCCCAGGGCGAGGTGGCGTCAGGATCGAGGACACGCTCGTCGTCACAGACGACGCACCGGACCTGCTGACCGCCACCGACAAGACATTCACCGTCATCTGA
- a CDS encoding prepilin peptidase, which produces MSSFLVLTWLAVMVVGDLRSGRISTAMLWPGIAATLAMSVGHPAVLAAALMTASPYLFAALARACGGGDLKLAFVLGGLVGDVGAALLVVLGAAVIAVVTHLRAHTDAAGRPHAPALVAAALCALGAV; this is translated from the coding sequence ATGAGTTCTTTCCTGGTGCTGACCTGGCTCGCCGTGATGGTGGTGGGCGATCTGCGGTCGGGTCGGATCTCGACGGCGATGCTCTGGCCCGGTATCGCGGCGACGCTCGCGATGTCGGTGGGGCACCCGGCGGTTCTCGCGGCAGCACTCATGACGGCGTCTCCGTACCTGTTCGCGGCACTCGCCCGTGCGTGTGGGGGTGGCGATCTCAAGCTCGCCTTCGTCCTCGGTGGGTTGGTCGGCGACGTCGGTGCCGCGCTCCTGGTGGTACTCGGCGCCGCGGTGATCGCGGTCGTGACACACCTGCGAGCACACACAGATGCGGCCGGTCGACCACACGCCCCGGCGCTGGTCGCCGCCGCGCTCTGCGCTCTAGGCGCCGTGTGA
- a CDS encoding dihydroorotase, producing MSAPTTGSILIADIRPYGEGDPVDVLVVDGEITQIGAGLTAPDGVDRVDGAGAVLLPGFVDLHTHLREPGREDTETIRSGSSAAALGGYTAVFAMANTDPVADNSTVTDNVWRTGRDVGLVDVHPVGAVTVGLAGTQLAEMGMMAAGVAGVRMFSDDGKCVDDPLLMRRALEYAKGLDVLIAQHAEEPRLTVGAVAHEGPNAARLGLTGWPRAAEESIVIRDALLARDAGTRVHICHASTEGTVELLRWAREQGIAISAEVTPHHLLLDDSRLLGTEIEGSGPDLPAYDPVNKVNPPLRESRDKFALRQALADGVIDCVATDHAPHAAQDKACEFAQARPGMLGLQTALPIVVETMVTPGLLDWRGVARVMSERPAQIVGLADHGRPIAVGEPGNLTLIDPDTSWVVEADGLASLSRNTPYEAMTMPATVTATVLRGVVTARDGEVMR from the coding sequence GTGAGCGCTCCGACAACAGGTTCGATCCTGATCGCCGACATCCGTCCCTACGGGGAAGGCGACCCGGTCGACGTTCTCGTCGTCGACGGTGAGATCACCCAGATCGGGGCCGGACTCACCGCGCCGGACGGGGTCGACCGCGTCGACGGTGCCGGAGCGGTGCTGCTGCCCGGCTTCGTCGACCTGCACACGCATCTGCGTGAGCCCGGCCGGGAGGACACCGAGACCATCCGCTCCGGATCATCGGCGGCTGCGCTCGGTGGGTACACCGCCGTGTTCGCGATGGCCAACACCGATCCGGTCGCCGACAACTCGACCGTCACCGACAACGTGTGGCGTACCGGCCGCGATGTCGGGCTCGTCGACGTACATCCGGTCGGTGCCGTCACCGTCGGCCTCGCCGGCACCCAACTCGCCGAGATGGGCATGATGGCGGCGGGAGTCGCAGGTGTGCGGATGTTCAGCGACGATGGCAAATGCGTCGACGACCCCCTGCTCATGCGTCGCGCGCTCGAATATGCGAAGGGACTCGACGTCCTGATCGCGCAGCACGCCGAGGAGCCGCGACTGACCGTCGGGGCGGTCGCCCACGAGGGGCCGAACGCTGCCCGGCTCGGCCTCACCGGGTGGCCACGCGCCGCCGAGGAATCGATCGTGATCCGGGACGCGTTGCTGGCGCGCGACGCCGGTACCCGGGTCCACATCTGCCACGCGTCGACCGAGGGGACCGTCGAACTCCTACGGTGGGCCCGGGAGCAGGGGATCGCCATCAGTGCGGAGGTGACGCCCCATCACCTGCTCCTCGACGACTCACGCCTGCTCGGCACCGAGATCGAGGGGAGCGGGCCGGATCTCCCGGCCTATGACCCGGTCAACAAGGTGAACCCGCCGTTGCGCGAGTCCCGCGACAAATTCGCGCTCCGGCAGGCTCTCGCCGACGGCGTGATCGACTGTGTCGCAACCGACCATGCGCCGCATGCGGCACAGGACAAGGCGTGCGAGTTCGCCCAGGCCCGGCCCGGGATGCTCGGCCTTCAGACCGCATTGCCGATCGTCGTCGAGACGATGGTGACACCCGGATTGCTCGACTGGCGGGGCGTGGCGCGCGTGATGAGTGAACGACCCGCACAGATCGTCGGTCTCGCCGACCACGGACGTCCGATCGCCGTCGGCGAACCGGGCAACCTCACCCTGATCGACCCGGACACGTCGTGGGTGGTCGAGGCCGACGGCCTGGCCAGCCTGTCGCGCAACACGCCGTACGAGGCCATGACGATGCCCGCCACCGTGACCGCGACGGTGTTGCGGGGCGTGGTGACCGCGCGGGACGGCGAGGTCATGCGGTGA
- a CDS encoding shikimate kinase has protein sequence MTATRPERRPVVVLIGFMGAGKSTVGRILADRLGVDFLDTDAELVHRTGRTIPDIFTTDGPERFREIERDVVLDILRSHGGVLALGGGAVMTPAVAAALADHRVVYLQIDAEQGFARVRDSDRPLIAGDDPHRRYRELLAERDDTYLRTGTLTVDAAAGEPEDVADAVLAELARVLAPERAATT, from the coding sequence ATGACCGCGACCCGCCCCGAGCGTCGTCCGGTCGTGGTGCTCATCGGCTTCATGGGCGCGGGAAAGTCGACGGTCGGCCGCATCCTGGCCGATCGACTGGGCGTGGACTTCCTCGACACCGACGCCGAATTGGTGCATCGCACCGGCCGGACCATCCCGGACATCTTCACGACGGACGGACCCGAACGGTTCCGCGAGATCGAGCGTGACGTGGTACTCGACATCTTGCGCTCCCACGGTGGGGTGCTCGCGCTCGGCGGTGGGGCGGTGATGACGCCCGCGGTGGCGGCTGCCCTCGCCGACCACCGGGTGGTCTACCTGCAGATCGACGCCGAGCAGGGCTTCGCCCGGGTCCGCGACAGCGACCGGCCGCTGATCGCCGGTGACGATCCGCACCGCCGGTACCGTGAACTCCTCGCCGAACGTGACGACACCTATCTCCGGACGGGCACTCTCACGGTCGACGCGGCCGCCGGTGAACCGGAGGACGTCGCAGACGCCGTCCTCGCCGAACTCGCCCGTGTACTCGCGCCAGAAAGGGCCGCCACCACATGA
- a CDS encoding transporter: MSGFEVVVVLVVVLVWLGLVALVLRGWRNRGRRQTDLIGPLPTVPADLGVPTRGPDTGLYVGSTIAPSWQDRVAVGDVGDRASAAISAYPAGILIDRKGASEIWIPRASITAVRTERGLAGKVMSADGVLVIRWVLPSGTEIDSGLRADDKNTYPGWVSEDPDATAGREAGDPAPEQSEQRKDQ; the protein is encoded by the coding sequence GTGAGTGGATTCGAGGTCGTGGTGGTGCTGGTCGTGGTCCTGGTGTGGCTCGGCCTCGTCGCCCTTGTGCTGCGCGGCTGGCGCAACCGCGGACGACGCCAGACCGATCTGATCGGTCCGCTGCCCACCGTCCCCGCCGATCTCGGGGTTCCCACCCGGGGGCCCGACACCGGACTTTATGTCGGCAGCACCATCGCACCGAGCTGGCAGGACCGGGTGGCGGTCGGAGACGTCGGCGATCGGGCCTCGGCCGCGATCTCCGCGTACCCGGCGGGCATCCTGATCGACCGAAAAGGCGCCTCCGAGATCTGGATTCCGCGGGCTTCCATCACGGCCGTCCGGACCGAGCGTGGTCTGGCGGGCAAGGTCATGTCCGCTGATGGGGTCCTGGTGATCCGGTGGGTGCTGCCCAGCGGCACCGAGATCGACTCCGGACTGCGGGCCGACGACAAGAACACATACCCAGGATGGGTGTCGGAGGATCCCGACGCCACGGCCGGACGCGAAGCGGGCGACCCGGCACCTGAGCAATCCGAACAGAGGAAAGATCAATGA
- a CDS encoding aspartate carbamoyltransferase catalytic subunit produces MRHLLSTQDLTADEATELLDEAERFEQALTGREVRKLPTLRGRTVMTVFYENSTRTRVSFEVAGKWMSADVINVSASSSSVGKGESLRDTAKTLHALGADALIVRHPASGAAHQIAAWTSGGARGSADDATGPAIINAGDGTHEHPTQALLDALTLRQRLGSLKDRRVAIVGDVLHSRVARSNAHLLATLGAEVVLVAPETLLPVGVEDWPVVTSNSLDAELAAADAVMMLRVQAERMNGGFFPSTREYSVRFGLNDRRMGLLADHAVVLHPGPMLRGMEIGYSVADSPRATVLEQVRNGVHVRMAVLFRLLVGTDSPGAQ; encoded by the coding sequence ATGCGGCACCTTCTCTCCACCCAGGATCTGACGGCCGACGAGGCGACCGAGCTGCTCGACGAGGCGGAGCGATTCGAGCAGGCACTCACCGGACGCGAGGTGCGCAAGCTCCCCACCTTGCGCGGGCGCACCGTGATGACGGTTTTCTACGAGAATTCCACCCGTACCCGGGTCTCCTTCGAGGTCGCCGGAAAGTGGATGAGCGCCGACGTGATCAACGTGAGCGCGTCGAGTTCGTCGGTGGGCAAGGGAGAGTCGTTGCGGGACACCGCGAAGACCCTGCACGCGCTGGGCGCCGATGCGCTGATCGTGCGCCATCCGGCCTCGGGGGCCGCTCACCAGATCGCGGCCTGGACCTCGGGTGGGGCGCGGGGATCCGCCGACGACGCGACCGGCCCCGCGATCATCAACGCAGGCGACGGTACCCACGAGCATCCGACCCAGGCTCTGCTGGATGCCCTGACCCTGCGTCAGCGACTCGGTTCGCTCAAGGACCGCCGGGTGGCCATCGTCGGAGATGTCCTGCACTCGCGCGTGGCGCGTTCCAACGCCCACCTGCTTGCCACGCTCGGCGCCGAGGTCGTCCTGGTGGCGCCGGAGACGCTGCTGCCGGTCGGGGTCGAGGACTGGCCGGTGGTCACCTCGAACTCGCTCGACGCGGAGTTGGCGGCGGCAGACGCGGTGATGATGCTGCGAGTCCAGGCCGAGCGCATGAACGGCGGGTTCTTTCCCAGCACCCGCGAATACTCGGTGCGGTTCGGCCTGAACGACCGACGGATGGGCCTGCTCGCCGACCACGCGGTCGTGTTGCACCCGGGCCCGATGCTGCGCGGTATGGAGATCGGTTACTCGGTCGCCGACTCACCGCGGGCAACCGTCCTCGAACAGGTACGCAACGGGGTGCACGTGCGGATGGCGGTCTTGTTCCGCCTGCTCGTCGGCACCGACAGCCCAGGAGCCCAGTGA